One window from the genome of Prinia subflava isolate CZ2003 ecotype Zambia chromosome 2, Cam_Psub_1.2, whole genome shotgun sequence encodes:
- the GTF3C6 gene encoding general transcription factor 3C polypeptide 6 isoform X2: MAAAGSEGGRSDGAEEDEVEEQLVMVELSGIIDSDFLEKCENKCKILGIETERPILQVDRYVFAGEYEDTLGTCVVFEENTEQDAEGNQKVQLKYKCHTVKKLNMTRTLLTEKKEGEENVGGVEWLQIKDRDFSYSRPNMICSFLPEKDDSEESAQAQDKLTEESEGEVSGKGNSNMNCDLEKQHTLETDVPIPLPGSSASGAEESPSGNAALEDVPP, encoded by the exons GAGCAACTGGTCATGGTCGAGCTATCAGGAATTATTGATTCAGACTTCttagaaaaatgtgaaaacaagTGCAAGATTTTG GGAATAGAGACAGAGAGGCCCATTTTACAAGTGGACAGATATGTGTTTGCAGGAGAATATGAAG ATACCTTGGGAACCTGTGTGGTttttgaagaaaacacagagcaag ATGCAGAAGGCAACCAAAAAGTTCAGCTGAAATACAAGTGCCACACAGTGAAGAAGTTGAACATGACACGGACCCTTctgacagaaaagaaggaaggtgAAGAGAATGTTG GTGGAGTAGAGTGGTTGCAGATCAAGGACAGAGATTTTTCCTACAGCAGGCCTAATATGATTTGCAGTTTTCTGCCTGAAAAGGATGATTCTGAGGAGTCAGCTCAGGCCCAAGATAAATTGACTGAAGAGTCAGAGGGAGAGGTGAGTGGCAAAGGAAATTCTAACATGAACTGTGacctggaaaagcagcacaccTTGGAAACAGATGTCCCTATTcctctgcctggcagctctgcttctggGGCAGAGGAATCTCCTTCTGGAAATGCTGCCTTAGAGGATGTACCTCCATGA
- the GTF3C6 gene encoding general transcription factor 3C polypeptide 6 isoform X4 — MVELSGIIDSDFLEKCENKCKILGIETERPILQVDRYVFAGEYEDTLGTCVVFEENTEQVDAEGNQKVQLKYKCHTVKKLNMTRTLLTEKKEGEENVGGVEWLQIKDRDFSYSRPNMICSFLPEKDDSEESAQAQDKLTEESEGEVSGKGNSNMNCDLEKQHTLETDVPIPLPGSSASGAEESPSGNAALEDVPP, encoded by the exons ATGGTCGAGCTATCAGGAATTATTGATTCAGACTTCttagaaaaatgtgaaaacaagTGCAAGATTTTG GGAATAGAGACAGAGAGGCCCATTTTACAAGTGGACAGATATGTGTTTGCAGGAGAATATGAAG ATACCTTGGGAACCTGTGTGGTttttgaagaaaacacagagcaag TAGATGCAGAAGGCAACCAAAAAGTTCAGCTGAAATACAAGTGCCACACAGTGAAGAAGTTGAACATGACACGGACCCTTctgacagaaaagaaggaaggtgAAGAGAATGTTG GTGGAGTAGAGTGGTTGCAGATCAAGGACAGAGATTTTTCCTACAGCAGGCCTAATATGATTTGCAGTTTTCTGCCTGAAAAGGATGATTCTGAGGAGTCAGCTCAGGCCCAAGATAAATTGACTGAAGAGTCAGAGGGAGAGGTGAGTGGCAAAGGAAATTCTAACATGAACTGTGacctggaaaagcagcacaccTTGGAAACAGATGTCCCTATTcctctgcctggcagctctgcttctggGGCAGAGGAATCTCCTTCTGGAAATGCTGCCTTAGAGGATGTACCTCCATGA
- the GTF3C6 gene encoding general transcription factor 3C polypeptide 6 isoform X3 yields the protein MAAAGSEGGRSDGAEEDEEQLVMVELSGIIDSDFLEKCENKCKILGIETERPILQVDRYVFAGEYEDTLGTCVVFEENTEQVDAEGNQKVQLKYKCHTVKKLNMTRTLLTEKKEGEENVGGVEWLQIKDRDFSYSRPNMICSFLPEKDDSEESAQAQDKLTEESEGEVSGKGNSNMNCDLEKQHTLETDVPIPLPGSSASGAEESPSGNAALEDVPP from the exons GAGCAACTGGTCATGGTCGAGCTATCAGGAATTATTGATTCAGACTTCttagaaaaatgtgaaaacaagTGCAAGATTTTG GGAATAGAGACAGAGAGGCCCATTTTACAAGTGGACAGATATGTGTTTGCAGGAGAATATGAAG ATACCTTGGGAACCTGTGTGGTttttgaagaaaacacagagcaag TAGATGCAGAAGGCAACCAAAAAGTTCAGCTGAAATACAAGTGCCACACAGTGAAGAAGTTGAACATGACACGGACCCTTctgacagaaaagaaggaaggtgAAGAGAATGTTG GTGGAGTAGAGTGGTTGCAGATCAAGGACAGAGATTTTTCCTACAGCAGGCCTAATATGATTTGCAGTTTTCTGCCTGAAAAGGATGATTCTGAGGAGTCAGCTCAGGCCCAAGATAAATTGACTGAAGAGTCAGAGGGAGAGGTGAGTGGCAAAGGAAATTCTAACATGAACTGTGacctggaaaagcagcacaccTTGGAAACAGATGTCCCTATTcctctgcctggcagctctgcttctggGGCAGAGGAATCTCCTTCTGGAAATGCTGCCTTAGAGGATGTACCTCCATGA
- the GTF3C6 gene encoding general transcription factor 3C polypeptide 6 isoform X1, translating to MAAAGSEGGRSDGAEEDEVEEQLVMVELSGIIDSDFLEKCENKCKILGIETERPILQVDRYVFAGEYEDTLGTCVVFEENTEQVDAEGNQKVQLKYKCHTVKKLNMTRTLLTEKKEGEENVGGVEWLQIKDRDFSYSRPNMICSFLPEKDDSEESAQAQDKLTEESEGEVSGKGNSNMNCDLEKQHTLETDVPIPLPGSSASGAEESPSGNAALEDVPP from the exons GAGCAACTGGTCATGGTCGAGCTATCAGGAATTATTGATTCAGACTTCttagaaaaatgtgaaaacaagTGCAAGATTTTG GGAATAGAGACAGAGAGGCCCATTTTACAAGTGGACAGATATGTGTTTGCAGGAGAATATGAAG ATACCTTGGGAACCTGTGTGGTttttgaagaaaacacagagcaag TAGATGCAGAAGGCAACCAAAAAGTTCAGCTGAAATACAAGTGCCACACAGTGAAGAAGTTGAACATGACACGGACCCTTctgacagaaaagaaggaaggtgAAGAGAATGTTG GTGGAGTAGAGTGGTTGCAGATCAAGGACAGAGATTTTTCCTACAGCAGGCCTAATATGATTTGCAGTTTTCTGCCTGAAAAGGATGATTCTGAGGAGTCAGCTCAGGCCCAAGATAAATTGACTGAAGAGTCAGAGGGAGAGGTGAGTGGCAAAGGAAATTCTAACATGAACTGTGacctggaaaagcagcacaccTTGGAAACAGATGTCCCTATTcctctgcctggcagctctgcttctggGGCAGAGGAATCTCCTTCTGGAAATGCTGCCTTAGAGGATGTACCTCCATGA
- the RPF2 gene encoding ribosome production factor 2 homolog: MDALDRVVKPKTKRAKRFLEKREPKLNENTKNAMLIRGGNANLTVTEVLKDIYAVKKPFAVLYKRKNITRPFEDQTSLEFFSKKSDCSLFLFGSHNKKRPNNLIIGRMFDYHVLDMIELGVEKFVALKDIKNSKCPEGTKPMLIFAGEVFDVNEEYRRLKSLLIDFFRGPTVPSIRLAGLEYVLHFTAVDGKIYMRSYKVLLKKSGCKIPRIELEEMGPSLDLVMRRTHLASDDLYKLSLKQPKGLKPKKKKNISHDALGTTYGRVHMQRQDLSKLRTRKMKGLRKRQAEKSAEDGGAAPKKAKSA; this comes from the exons ATGGATGCGCTGGACCGGGTGGT AAAGCCTAAAACTAAGAGAGCAAAAAGATTTCTTGAGAAGAGAGAACCCAAgctaaatgaaaatacaaaaaatgctATGCTCATAAGAGGAGGAAATGCAAATTTAACCGTGACTGAAGTGCTTAAAGACATT TACGCTGTGAAGAAGCCTTTTGCTGTGCTGTATAAAAG GAAAAATATTACTAGGCCTTTTGAGGACCAAACATCATTG gagtttttttccaagaaatctGATTGTTCTCTGTTTCTCTTCGGCTCTCATAACAAGAAGCGACCTAACAACCTGATAATAG GTCGCATGTTTGACTACCACGTGCTAGACATGATTGAGCTGGGCGTTGAGAAGTTTGTAGCCCTAAAAGATATCAAG AACAGTAAGTGTCCTGAAGGGACAAAACCTATGTTGATATTTGCTGGCGAAGTGTTTGATGTGAATGAAGAATACAGAAGACTGAAGAGCCTTCTTATTG ATTTCTTCAGAGGTCCCACTGTGCCCAGTATTCGTCTGGCTGGTTTAGAGTATGTTCTGCATTTCACAGCTGTAGATGGGAAGATTTACATGAGAAGCTACAA aGTGCTTCTGAAGAAATCCGGCTGTAAAATACCCCGAATAGAACTGGAAGAGATGGGACCTTCATTGGATCTGGTTATGAGGAGGACACATTTAGCCTCAGATGACCTTTATAAGCTGTCTTTGAAACAGCCAAAAGGCCTGAAG CCtaagaagaagaagaatatCTCCCACGATGCGCTGGGTACAACTTACGGTCGAGTCCACATGCAGAGGCAGGATCTCAGTAAACTGCGGACACGGAAGATGAAAGGCTTAAGAAAGAGGCAAGCAGAGAAGTCAGCTGAAGATGGTGGGGCTGCTCCCAAAAAGGCAAAGTCAGCTTGA